Genomic DNA from Niabella ginsenosidivorans:
GCAACGAACAATACCACCAAAGATATTGATCAGGATCGCCTTAACCGCCGGGTCTTTCATAATGATCTTAAACCCGGCCTCAACAGTTTGCGCATTGGCCGTGCCGCCTACGTCAAGGAAGTTCGCAGGCTCACCGCCGCTTAATTTGATCATATCCATAGTGGCCATTGCCAGGCCCGCACCATTTACCATGCAGCCAACATTCCCATCCAGTTTTACAAAATTCAGATTGTATTTACCGGCCTCTACTTCTGTAGGATCTTCTTCTGTTACATCTCTCAGAGAAGCAAGGTCTGCATGGCGGATCATCGCATTATCATCAATGTTCATTTTACAATCCACTGCAATGATCTTGTCATCAGCCGCCTTAAACAAAGGGTTAATTTCAAGCATGCTGCAATCCAGGCCCACATAAGCGTCATAAAGATTGGTAACAAATTTCACACAGTTTTTGAAAGCTGCTCCGGATAGCCCCAGGTTGAACGCGATCTTTCTTGCCTGGAAGCCCAGTAAACGGCCAGATGGGTGCACCCACTCCTTAAAGATCTTTTCAGGAGTTTCATGTGCCACATCTTCAATGCTCATGCCGCCTTCGGTACTGTACATTATTACATTCTGCCCCTTGCTTCTGTCTAAAAGAATAGATAAATAGAACTCCTGCCTTTCAGACGGCCCGTCGTAATACATATCCTGCGCTATAAAAATCTTGTTCACCGTTTTACCTGCGGGGCCGGTTTGTACGGTTACCAGTGTACCCCCCAGCATTGCTTTTGCAAATTCCTCAACCTCCTCCAAGGACTTGGCTACTTTTACCCCGTTAATACCGGTTTCCTTTATGGTTCCCTTGCCCCTGCCACCTGCATGAATTTGGGCTTTAATAACCGCAAATTTGCTGCCTGTGTCTGTTTTGATTTTACGATATGCCTCTTCTGCTTCCTGTACAGAGCTGCAGGCATAACCCTCCTGCACCGGAACATTGTATTTTTTTAATAATTCTTTGGCCTGATATTCATGAAGATTCATAATATATAAACTTTTGCTACGAAGATAAGGATTCAGCCGAAACTTCCGCAGGCCTTTTAAAAACGTTGGGCTGAAAGGGGGGCGATCCCGGTAACCGCAATGCAGGTTCATTCATGCAACAGCGGATAATAGCAGGGTGCTGCCCGTCTTATAGAAAAGAAGACGGCCCGGTAGCTATAATAGATTCTGCCCGCCACCGCATCAGCTAAATTCGTACAGCATACCGCAAAAAGGAATGGCTAAAACCAGTACATTTGCCGAAATTAATTAATATGAAGAAAAGTATTCTGCAACCATTATTCTTAATGATGACATTATTTCTCGTTGTAAGCACCTATGCACAATCCGGAGCATCTAAAAAAACATCAAAAAACGCCAGGCAAATTGAAAAGCTCACCAAACAGATGGATAAGGAACAAAAGAAGCTGAAAGGTTATGAAGCGGATCTGGAGCAGGAAAGGAAAGCGTTGGCAAGTGCCAACAATGATGCTTCAGGCGCTGCAAACAGGGCCCGGAAATTTTCCCGGAAAATGGACCGAAACCCGGGAAATGAAAGACTTGCAAGAAAAGCAGAAAAGGCGGTGGACAAAACTGCCAGAAATAATGAAAAATCAGTGAAGCTTACCCGCAAACTGAACGCTACGCAAAGTAACATTTCAAAGAGCAACAGGAGAATTGCCGATTTACAAAAAAAGCTTGATAAACTGAATGCAGAAGGATAATACAGCCTGCAGGACCGTGTGGCTGATGCAATAAAGCCAGCCGGAATGTTAATAGTTTTAAAAGATGGATGCCCGTGCTTTTTCAAAAGTGCGCATACCTGTTAGTTTCATTATATTTGTCCACATTTAAGAGATAAATTATGTCGAATTCGGTGGTGCAGCAGGTGCAGGAAACTGTGACTTTTTTACAAGAGCAGTATTCTGCCGTTCCGGAAGTGGGAATAGTGTTGGGTAGTGGGCTGGGCAATTTTGCGCAGCATATTAAAATTGAAAAAGAAGTACCTTATGCTGAAATTCCTAATTTTCCCGTTTCTACGGTAAAAGGGCATTCCGGCAAACTGATCTTTGGAGAGCTGGCGGGTAAAAAAGTAGTAGCCATGGCAGGCCGCTTTCATTTTTATGAAGGGTATACACCACAGGAGGTTGTTTTTCCTGTAAGGGTTTTGAAACTACTGGGCATAAAGCTGTTGTTGCTGAGCAACGCTGCCGGTGGTGTAAACCCGGCGTTTTCAGTGGGGGATATTATGATCATTACAGATCATATCAGCTTTGGAACGCTCAATCCCCTGATCGGTAAAAATATTGATGATTGGGGTACCCGTTTCCCTGATATGAGCGAGCCTTACAGCAAGCACCTTATTGCCAGGGCAAAGAAGATCTGTGCAGCAGCCAACATTGCTGTACGTGAAGGCGTTTACTATGCGGTAACAGGACCTACTTTTGAAACCCGTGCTGAATATAAAATGATCCATACATTAGGAGCTGATGCAGTAGGGATGAGCACGGTTCAGGAAACAATCGTTGCCAATCATATGAGCCTGGAGGTATTTGCTGTAAGCATCATTACAGATATGGGTATCCGCGATGAGCAAAATAAAATAACACATGAAGAGGTGCTGGAAGCGGCGAAGAACGCAGAACCCAAATTAGCGCATTTATTTACTCAGATGGTAGCCGGCGCATAAAATAAATAAATGAAGTTTTACCTAATTCTGCTGTTTGTTGTACTGGGGTACTGTGTACAGGCACAGGATCCGCTGGGAAATATCAGCGGGCGATTCCGGGGCATAAAGAATGCCGGAACCGGAAATGACAGTCTGGCAAAAAGAAACAAGTTTGAGGATTCCATTACGATCAGCTACCGGTACCTGGATACATTAAGGAACTATAAGCTGGATTCCTCTATTAATGACCTTACCCGGTATTATCCCATTCCCGCCGAATACAATTACCTGGGCAATTTTGGGAACGCCGCACAATCTTACATTTTTTCACCAATGCTGAAATCAGGATGGGACCCCGGTTTTCATGCCTATGATATTTATAAATATACCGTAGACAAAGCGCGTTTTTTTACAACCACCCGGCCCTATTCGGAACTGAACTATCTGTTAGGACCCCGGTCGGAGCAGTTTATTCATATTCTGCATACCCAGAATATTAAACCAAACTGGAACGTGCATTTTGAGTACCAGTTACTCAATTCACCGGGTATGTACCAGAATCAGAAAACGGCGCACAACAACTACCTGTTCACCAACTGGGTGCAATCTAAAAATAAACGCTACAGCAATTATATAATTATTGTTGCCAACAAATTACAGGGATCGGAAAACGGTGGTATCAGCGATCGTACGCTCTTGGACAGTGCATCTTACAGCCAGCGCGACTTTGTTCCGGTAAGGCTGGGCGGCAATACAGGGTATTCTGCCAATTTCTTCAGCACAAATATTACTACCGGAACCAAGTACACAGATCTTCATTTATTGATGCGGCAGCAGTATGATTTTGGGAAAAAGGATTCTCTTGTGACCGATAGTACCGTAGTGCCGCTTTTTTTTCCGAGGATCCGGCTGGAACATACCATTCAATACAGCAAGTACAGCTATCAGTTTACTGATGCTTCGCCGGATACCGGTTATTACAGGCAATACTATAACCTGAACCCCGACCCGGATGCGGCCTATAATAAAGAAGACAACTGGAAGGAACTGATTAATGATTTTTCAATTTATACCTATCCTGATGCTAAAAATACCCAGCAGTTTATAAAACTGGGCGCAGGAGTACAGAACCTTTCAGGACTGTTTGATACCCTGGCCCGCCAGTCAAATCTGGAGCCCTATGGTTACCGGCAATCTGCAACTTACTATAACATCTTTGGTCACGGGGAATACCGCAACCGTACCAAAAATCAAAAGTGGGACATGACCGCTTATGGTAAGATCTATTTTGCCGGGTTGAATGCCGGAGATTATGAGGCCGGTGCCAGCATACAGAGCCTCCTGGGAAAGAAGATCGGCAGTCTTACGCTGGGCGCACAGAACGTAAACCGGTCGCCCTCCTTTATTATGACCTATGCTAACAGTGCATTCAATTATATGAAAGCGGCAACACCGGATCTTAAAAAGGAAAATATAACCCATTTATACGCCGATATTTACCAGCCGCTGTTAAAACTGGGATTAACAGGCCATTATTATTTGATGACCAATTATACCTATTACACGGATTTTTACAGGATCAACCAGTATAACTCACTGTTCAATGTATTGCAGATAGGTTTGAATAAGGTATTTGAGACTGGTAAAACAAAACAGTGGAAATGGAGAACCGAAGTATATTTCCAGCAGGTGGTAGGCGGCGCGCCGTTGAATATTCCCACCATCTACACCCGCAACAGGCTTGGGTATGAAGGGAAGCTGGGCTATCCTAAGTTAAACCTGGCGGCAGGCTTTGAAGTAAAATACAGAACCAATTATAAGGGAGATAACTATTCCCCGTTATTAGGGCAGTTCTTTTACCAGGATGCTGTTACTGTTCCTTATAAGCTGCCCGACATAGCAGCGTATGTGAATTTCAGGATCAACTCTTTTAAAGCGTTTGTCCGTGCAGAAAACCTGAATACGTTCCGCAATCTGAACGGCAACTGGGGCTTTACCAATAATAATTTTGCAGCGTATGACTATGCTTATCCCGGGTTGTTAATAAGGGTGGGGATCTTCTGGGGATTTGTGAACTGACGCCCGGATGTATTTTAGTAAAGGAACTACAGCCAGGAGCCCTGCTTACGCCCGTATGATCAAAGCAAAGTGTATGAAGCAATGTATCATTACCGTCCTTTTTGTCTGCAGCCTTTTAAACGGCCATACCCAGGAAATGGTGACCCCGTTTCCTGCCCCGGATTTTGTGCTGCCATCAGCAAAAGGAGATACCCTTCACCTCAGCGATTTTAAAGGCAAGACCGTACTTCTTAATTTTTGGGCCAGTTGGTGCGAACCATGCAGAGAGGAGAACAAAAAGCTGGCAAAGCTGTACCATCAATTTAAAAATGAATCTTTAGTCATCATCAGTATTTCCGAAGATACCAGCGGCGTAAAATGGAAAAAAGCGATTGTAAATGACCAGATGAAATGGATACAACTGCTTGATTATACAGACTGGAACAGGAGCACTGCACGCAGGTGGAATGCTTCCGTATTGCCTGCTTCATTCCTGATCAACCGCTACGGTATGGTCATCGTCTCGGATGCTGCTTATTTACTGACTGATGATCCTGAAGGATTTAAAACGGTGTTAAGGCATCTCGCCAGCCAGTAAACTTTTTTTAAAAGAAATTCCCGATTTCGTAAATACCCATTCGGTGGCGGCCGGTATTTTTGCCGGTAATAACAAAAGGCGCTGTTCATTTATTATCAGGCAGGGAATAAAGCGCTGCTACAATCTAAACGGTTTAATAATAAAATACAATCATTTCAATCTTACGTGCGGGGTTTCTACCCTGCACTTTTTATTGCCATTTCAGGAAGATAAATGATCGCGCCCGTATATTTTCTTATCTTCATTGCAAAAATACAGATCGTACGGTGAGCAATGGAACCAATTAATTTAAAGAAACTGGCATCTCTCCTGCATTTATCCATCAGCACTGTTTCAAAAGCCCTGAGGGATAGTCATGAAATAAGTGCCGATACAAAAAGGCGGGTTATGGAGCTGGCACGGGAGCTGAATTATGAGCCCAATCCTTATGCGGGAAGTCTGCGCAAGTATAAGAGTAAGACCATAGCAGTAGTACTGCCGGACATCATCAATAACTTTTTTATCTTTGCAATAAAAGGCATACAGGAAGCCGCTTATTCAAGCGGTTATCATGTGCTGATTTATATAACAAATGAGAACCCGGATTATGAAAAAGAAGTAGTGCGCCAACTTACAAATGGCAGGGTTGACGGGCTCGTGATTTCTCTGACCAGTCCCATTGATGATACAGAACATATAAAAGCCTTAAGGGAAAAAGGATTGCCCATTGTTTTTTTTGATCGGATAACAAAGGACTTTGACAACACAATCATAACAACCAATAATTATGAAAGCGCCTATAAGGGCACTACCTACCTCATCCGGCAGGGCTGTAAACGAATAG
This window encodes:
- a CDS encoding purine-nucleoside phosphorylase; translation: MSNSVVQQVQETVTFLQEQYSAVPEVGIVLGSGLGNFAQHIKIEKEVPYAEIPNFPVSTVKGHSGKLIFGELAGKKVVAMAGRFHFYEGYTPQEVVFPVRVLKLLGIKLLLLSNAAGGVNPAFSVGDIMIITDHISFGTLNPLIGKNIDDWGTRFPDMSEPYSKHLIARAKKICAAANIAVREGVYYAVTGPTFETRAEYKMIHTLGADAVGMSTVQETIVANHMSLEVFAVSIITDMGIRDEQNKITHEEVLEAAKNAEPKLAHLFTQMVAGA
- a CDS encoding LacI family DNA-binding transcriptional regulator; translated protein: MEPINLKKLASLLHLSISTVSKALRDSHEISADTKRRVMELARELNYEPNPYAGSLRKYKSKTIAVVLPDIINNFFIFAIKGIQEAAYSSGYHVLIYITNENPDYEKEVVRQLTNGRVDGLVISLTSPIDDTEHIKALREKGLPIVFFDRITKDFDNTIITTNNYESAYKGTTYLIRQGCKRIAHCQVSDRISIGIDRLNGYKKALEDAGIVPDHDWILTSRKDPAYDAQLIEKALTRKDAPDGLFTSVETHALITYDICRKHGIDIPGKLKLLSFSNLPTAHLMKPSLSTITQPAYEMGRAAVSQLITALEKPARFQPETIQMDSVLMERESTAR
- a CDS encoding TlpA family protein disulfide reductase; the protein is MKQCIITVLFVCSLLNGHTQEMVTPFPAPDFVLPSAKGDTLHLSDFKGKTVLLNFWASWCEPCREENKKLAKLYHQFKNESLVIISISEDTSGVKWKKAIVNDQMKWIQLLDYTDWNRSTARRWNASVLPASFLINRYGMVIVSDAAYLLTDDPEGFKTVLRHLASQ
- the sucC gene encoding ADP-forming succinate--CoA ligase subunit beta, whose protein sequence is MNLHEYQAKELLKKYNVPVQEGYACSSVQEAEEAYRKIKTDTGSKFAVIKAQIHAGGRGKGTIKETGINGVKVAKSLEEVEEFAKAMLGGTLVTVQTGPAGKTVNKIFIAQDMYYDGPSERQEFYLSILLDRSKGQNVIMYSTEGGMSIEDVAHETPEKIFKEWVHPSGRLLGFQARKIAFNLGLSGAAFKNCVKFVTNLYDAYVGLDCSMLEINPLFKAADDKIIAVDCKMNIDDNAMIRHADLASLRDVTEEDPTEVEAGKYNLNFVKLDGNVGCMVNGAGLAMATMDMIKLSGGEPANFLDVGGTANAQTVEAGFKIIMKDPAVKAILINIFGGIVRCDRVAAGVIEAYKNLGNIQIPIIVRLQGTNAEEAKKLIDESGLKVESAILLSEAADLVKKAVA
- a CDS encoding putative porin, with amino-acid sequence MKFYLILLFVVLGYCVQAQDPLGNISGRFRGIKNAGTGNDSLAKRNKFEDSITISYRYLDTLRNYKLDSSINDLTRYYPIPAEYNYLGNFGNAAQSYIFSPMLKSGWDPGFHAYDIYKYTVDKARFFTTTRPYSELNYLLGPRSEQFIHILHTQNIKPNWNVHFEYQLLNSPGMYQNQKTAHNNYLFTNWVQSKNKRYSNYIIIVANKLQGSENGGISDRTLLDSASYSQRDFVPVRLGGNTGYSANFFSTNITTGTKYTDLHLLMRQQYDFGKKDSLVTDSTVVPLFFPRIRLEHTIQYSKYSYQFTDASPDTGYYRQYYNLNPDPDAAYNKEDNWKELINDFSIYTYPDAKNTQQFIKLGAGVQNLSGLFDTLARQSNLEPYGYRQSATYYNIFGHGEYRNRTKNQKWDMTAYGKIYFAGLNAGDYEAGASIQSLLGKKIGSLTLGAQNVNRSPSFIMTYANSAFNYMKAATPDLKKENITHLYADIYQPLLKLGLTGHYYLMTNYTYYTDFYRINQYNSLFNVLQIGLNKVFETGKTKQWKWRTEVYFQQVVGGAPLNIPTIYTRNRLGYEGKLGYPKLNLAAGFEVKYRTNYKGDNYSPLLGQFFYQDAVTVPYKLPDIAAYVNFRINSFKAFVRAENLNTFRNLNGNWGFTNNNFAAYDYAYPGLLIRVGIFWGFVN